One segment of Ipomoea triloba cultivar NCNSP0323 chromosome 12, ASM357664v1 DNA contains the following:
- the LOC115998095 gene encoding protein OCTOPUS-like → MNPTTADPSQPPPPLPPSQPPRSSFSCDRHPDEKFSGFCPECLCERLTTLDQSSSNNPSSSRRNSTSSAAAALKSLFSKPSTSAAPPPPPPPKPSRPSSTFFPELRRTKSFSASKNESLSLSTAAFEPQRKSCDVRVRNTLFSLEPACSQNPHSKGIADSFTSRPVLEFEEEEEREDPGNEQYSSGHRNEADVIDEITELPEPLVENAVTSEIVGEDILKPMKDHIDLDSQTKKPSGGGLAGSIFSRKWQKWRKKQKLKKQENGKTSAAMPAEKANSKQNREIQPEMTDYGFGRRSCDTDPRFSLDVGRISFDGPRYSLDEPRASWDGYLIGRSFPRMAPMVSVVEDAPVVHVTRTDTQIPVEEPPVMMNFSNEDETVPGGSAQTREYYLDSSSRRRKSLDRSSSIRKAAAAVVAEIDEPKTVSNAKVLPASDSFHRAKAMVGEKDSISYSNSLRDDCSETFELTSFKDNTSMVGIGNGNGNGERKNLKKPKKWAWNIFGFISRGRGGGSKDEDDDRYSRANGTEISFSESWQDLGRDNGDARGGLNRKLFRSNSSVSWRNASNNNGPFEAARKSNVEMNGHGKERRDDFVLGRNRSACYFPNRIDNGLLRFSLTPVRGSR, encoded by the coding sequence ATGAATCCCACCACTGCGGATCCAAGCCAACCTCCGCCGCCGCTCCCTCCATCTCAGCCGCCGCGCTCCTCCTTCAGCTGCGACCGCCACCCAGATGAGAAGTTCTCCGGTTTCTGCCCTGAGTGTCTCTGCGAACGCCTCACCACCTTAGACCAATCCTCCTCTAACAACCCTTCCTCCTCTCGCCGCAACTCTAcatcctccgccgccgccgctctCAAATCTCTCTTCTCCAAACCCTCCACCTCAGCTGCtccgcctcctcctcctcctcctaagCCTTCCAGGCCCTCCTCCACATTCTTCCCCGAGCTCCGCCGCACTAAATCATTCTCCGCTTCAAAGAACGAGTCTCTGAGCTTATCTACCGCCGCATTTGAGCCCCAGCGCAAGTCCTGTGACGTCAGGGTCCGTAATACCCTCTTCTCTCTCGAACCCGCCTGCTCCCAAAACCCTCATTCCAAAGGCATTGCCGATTCTTTTACCAGTAGACCCGTTCTCGAgttcgaagaagaagaagaaagagaggaTCCCGGAAACGAGCAATACTCCAGTGGGCACAGAAATGAAGCCGATGTGATTGACGAAATTACTGAGTTACCGGAACCCCTAGTTGAAAACGCTGTTACTTCGGAGATTGTGGGAGAAGATATACTAAAGCCTATGAAGGATCATATAGATCTTGATTCACAGACGAAAAAACCCTCGGGGGGAGGACTTGCAGGGAGCATTTTCAGTAGGAAATGGCAGAAATGGAGGAAAAAGCAGAAGCTGAAGAAGCAAGAAAATGGCAAAACTTCAGCTGCTATGCCTGCTGAGAAGGCTAATTCAAAGCAAAACAGAGAGATCCAACCGGAGATGACAGATTACGGATTTGGGAGGAGATCTTGTGACACAGACCCTAGATTCTCCCTGGATGTTGGGAGAATTAGCTTTGATGGTCCAAGATACTCCCTGGATGAGCCTAGGGCTTCCTGGGATGGGTATTTGATTGGAAGAAGCTTTCCAAGAATGGCACCTATGGTTTCTGTGGTGGAGGATGCTCCAGTGGTGCATGTTACCCGGACTGATACTCAAATCCCTGTTGAGGAGCCTCCTGTTATGATGAATTTCAGCAATGAGGATGAGACTGTGCCTGGTGGTTCTGCTCAGACTAGGGAGTACTACTTGGATTCTTCCTCTAGGAGGAGGAAGAGTCTTGATAGGTCTAGCTCTATTAGGAAGGCTGCAGCAGCTGTGGTAGCCGAAATCGATGAGCCCAAAACAGTCTCTAATGCTAAAGTGTTGCCCGCTTCGGATTCCTTTCACAGGGCAAAGGCAATGGTTGGGGAGAAGGATTCGATTTCGTATTCCAATTCCCTGAGGGATGATTGCTCCGAGACTTTCGAATTGACTAGCTTTAAGGATAATACTTCCATGGTTGGGATtgggaatgggaatgggaatggggAGCGGAAGAACTTAAAGAAGCCAAAGAAATGGGCTTGGAACATTTTTGGTTTTATATCCCGGGGGCGAGGGGGTGGGAGCAAAGACGAGGATGATGATAGGTATAGCAGAGCAAACGGGACAGAGATTTCGTTCTCGGAGTCGTGGCAAGACCTGGGGAGGGATAATGGCGATGCGAGAGGGGGGCTTAATAGAAAGCTGTTCCGAAGTAACAGCAGTGTGAGCTGGAGGAATGCAAGCAATAACAATGGACCATTTGAGGCTGCCAGGAAATCTAATGTTGAGATGAATGGGCATGGAAAAGAGAGGAGGGATGACTTTGTGTTGGGAAGGAACAGGAGTGCCTGTTATTTCCCTAACCGGATTGATAATGGACTCTTACGTTTTAGCTTGACACCGGTGAGAGGAAGCCGATGA